From one Nitrospira sp. MA-1 genomic stretch:
- a CDS encoding carboxypeptidase-like regulatory domain-containing protein — protein sequence MKFTSYVLALGLNIVLITPAYSYESIAVSNGGAITGKVTLAGKEPPALAYSLITNPDTDFCGRISTGTGWRLVDEFHVAPDGGLQNTVVFLEGITQGKPFPQTGPAKVAVEDCLFTPWVSVVQNEQPLHIVNMDPIIHDVQIYETAPFGSKVMLHRPLRLNPFHPKNRIKDHQHNPGEAMVDTVEFSQGRRILYLECGFHTYMQSWGVAVDNPYYAITDAEGKFTLPDVPEGVYSLLAWHPGMGGFIKMEVVILANETLKTRMEFQNPIDRRMAHNTMFSNYRFGTEVLEKEGAVYDVQATHETQDILSDQHGKTANKHSGH from the coding sequence ATGAAATTTACCTCGTATGTTCTCGCGTTAGGTCTCAACATTGTCCTGATTACTCCGGCGTACAGTTATGAGTCAATCGCGGTCTCCAATGGGGGCGCGATTACCGGGAAGGTGACCTTGGCGGGAAAAGAACCCCCGGCATTGGCCTACAGTCTGATTACCAACCCGGACACCGATTTTTGCGGGCGGATTTCCACAGGAACAGGATGGCGTCTCGTGGATGAATTTCATGTGGCGCCGGATGGCGGGCTTCAAAATACTGTGGTCTTTTTGGAGGGTATTACGCAAGGTAAACCCTTTCCCCAAACAGGTCCAGCCAAAGTCGCGGTGGAGGATTGTCTGTTTACACCCTGGGTCTCCGTTGTGCAAAACGAACAACCATTGCACATCGTCAATATGGACCCCATTATTCATGATGTGCAAATTTATGAAACGGCGCCATTCGGCTCAAAAGTCATGCTTCATCGCCCGCTCCGGCTCAATCCATTCCATCCTAAGAACAGAATCAAGGATCATCAACACAACCCTGGAGAGGCGATGGTCGACACGGTTGAATTCTCCCAGGGCCGCAGAATCTTATACTTGGAATGCGGGTTTCACACCTACATGCAAAGCTGGGGAGTTGCGGTAGACAATCCGTATTACGCCATTACCGATGCTGAAGGAAAATTTACCCTCCCTGATGTCCCGGAAGGAGTCTATTCGCTGTTGGCCTGGCATCCGGGCATGGGAGGATTCATCAAAATGGAAGTGGTGATTTTAGCCAACGAGACATTGAAGACCAGAATGGAATTCCAGAATCCGATCGACCGGCGCATGGCCCACAATACGATGTTTTCTAATTATCGTTTTGGTACCGAGGTCCTGGAAAAAGAAGGAGCGGTTTATGATGTCCAGGCGACGCATGAAACCCAGGACATCCTCAGCGACCAACATGGAAAAACCGCTAACAAACATTCAGGCCACTGA
- a CDS encoding sugar phosphate nucleotidyltransferase: MTVQTLPSSVWSIVLAGGEGERIKPSIQQWLGYPVPKQYCTFVGTRSMLQHTWDRADQIGVPRKKVTVVGRTHQQSLEHHCTRQDEGTLIFQPRNCDTAPGVFLPLTYVKAWDPQAVVVLLPADHFICPEDRFVAAVRRAVRGVEFLSDRMILMGVRPSHLELDYGWMSVGGVLGWSGGTSIRRIQSFVEKPEAGDGKRLMSEGALWNTLVLVTKVETLWKSGWLCSPEMMERFERLRRQIGTPAEGSTLQAIYQDMPTQNFSRHMLQPLASELGVMELDDVTWSDWGRPERIVETLRSMGKKPAFPMEAFIGSGAPSIPQMTRDMGYPYLSC; this comes from the coding sequence ATGACTGTTCAAACCCTACCGTCCTCCGTGTGGTCCATCGTGTTGGCAGGTGGTGAAGGCGAACGTATCAAACCCTCGATCCAGCAGTGGCTCGGGTATCCGGTTCCAAAACAATACTGCACCTTTGTCGGTACTCGTTCTATGTTGCAACATACGTGGGACCGGGCCGACCAAATCGGTGTGCCCCGGAAGAAAGTAACGGTGGTCGGGCGAACTCATCAGCAGAGTTTGGAACATCATTGTACAAGACAAGACGAGGGCACATTGATCTTTCAGCCCCGAAATTGTGATACGGCCCCCGGCGTGTTTCTTCCTCTTACCTACGTGAAAGCCTGGGATCCTCAAGCAGTCGTGGTTCTTTTGCCCGCCGATCATTTTATCTGTCCCGAAGATCGCTTTGTGGCTGCGGTGCGTCGGGCCGTGCGCGGGGTAGAATTTTTATCTGACCGAATGATTCTCATGGGCGTTCGGCCGTCTCATCTGGAGCTTGATTATGGGTGGATGTCCGTCGGAGGAGTACTCGGGTGGAGTGGCGGAACTTCCATCCGTCGGATTCAATCGTTTGTAGAGAAACCGGAGGCTGGTGATGGGAAGCGATTGATGTCGGAGGGAGCCTTGTGGAACACCCTGGTGCTGGTGACCAAAGTCGAGACCCTGTGGAAATCCGGATGGTTGTGCTCTCCTGAAATGATGGAGCGGTTTGAACGGTTGCGAAGGCAGATCGGGACTCCGGCCGAAGGGTCGACTCTCCAGGCTATTTATCAGGATATGCCTACACAAAATTTTTCACGTCATATGTTGCAACCTCTTGCCAGCGAATTAGGAGTTATGGAGCTTGATGATGTGACGTGGAGTGACTGGGGCCGTCCGGAACGAATTGTGGAAACCTTGCGATCAATGGGAAAAAAGCCCGCCTTTCCTATGGAGGCTTTTATCGGATCGGGTGCCCCATCCATCCCCCAAATGACCCGAGACATGGGTTATCCCTATCTGAGCTGCTGA
- a CDS encoding PH domain-containing protein, with translation MSKPGDAERIIWEGYPSWGQFTWLYFFSLWTGLRGFFLLRVGLPGWEMWFVGAGLLLGVVVVLRYWAKYLLTSKRVVLRNGYSGKDMANVEFGRFKSVEVMQGPVARVFGIGTLVVHCEGSGRSVRFRGIKDPEVIETKLRALLPPSSPVLIQPS, from the coding sequence ATGAGTAAGCCAGGAGATGCCGAACGGATTATCTGGGAAGGCTATCCCTCGTGGGGGCAATTTACGTGGCTGTATTTTTTTAGCCTATGGACGGGATTACGAGGTTTCTTCCTTCTACGTGTCGGGCTTCCCGGTTGGGAAATGTGGTTTGTCGGAGCAGGTCTGTTGTTGGGGGTGGTGGTGGTTCTGCGATATTGGGCCAAATATCTGCTCACTTCCAAGCGAGTTGTGCTTAGGAATGGATATTCGGGAAAGGACATGGCCAACGTGGAATTCGGGAGGTTCAAATCGGTTGAAGTTATGCAAGGGCCGGTAGCCAGGGTTTTCGGAATCGGCACACTTGTGGTTCATTGTGAGGGTTCAGGCAGGAGCGTGCGATTTCGTGGCATCAAGGATCCTGAGGTGATTGAAACAAAATTACGGGCGCTCCTCCCTCCTTCTTCTCCTGTGTTGATTCAGCCATCCTGA
- a CDS encoding response regulator, with amino-acid sequence MSSANSSVKPTGQPCTILVVDDDEAMRKLLVDTLQEKGCQVIESENGTEALNVLKSVVPNVIVTDLKMPGGGFPYLRLLQEVAPRCPIVVMTAYGDSQSKAKALECGVHGYFEKPLRIFDLKAWICQMCLVHPCGNLPFS; translated from the coding sequence ATGTCCTCAGCCAACTCTTCGGTAAAACCAACCGGGCAACCATGCACCATTCTGGTCGTGGATGATGATGAAGCGATGCGGAAGCTGCTTGTGGATACCCTTCAAGAAAAAGGGTGTCAGGTGATCGAGTCGGAGAATGGGACAGAGGCCTTGAATGTGTTGAAATCCGTCGTGCCGAATGTGATTGTGACTGACTTGAAAATGCCAGGAGGGGGATTTCCCTATTTGCGGCTGCTCCAGGAAGTGGCTCCCCGGTGTCCGATTGTCGTGATGACCGCATATGGAGATAGTCAGTCCAAAGCGAAAGCTTTGGAATGTGGTGTCCATGGATATTTCGAAAAACCTCTTCGAATCTTTGATTTGAAGGCGTGGATTTGTCAAATGTGTTTGGTGCATCCCTGCGGGAACCTTCCTTTTTCATGA
- a CDS encoding sigma 54-interacting transcriptional regulator encodes MAGSFLNQDSNSDVSLSARIEGLTFLAHHLDEPVVIFNPRKELVYANPAANKIAKDCPLIPSPSIPSSDSLVSNPQTPCDPCHAMELFQADMQVQDTFSCPSPSPVATPGCPFPRAVPLKSGTGMTHFAILMGARGSETVMVAPPDQVSSDLSLQQHGDSFPETFPRTIIGDSEPIQRLVEMVRLIAASEATVLIQGESGTGKELVAKTIHALSRRCLRPFVVVECSALPETLLESELFGHVRGSFTGAVADRKGLFEEAEGGTIFLDEISDTTPAFQARLLRVLQEGEIKPVGSNVSIKVNVRVISAGNKPLEGLVATKLFRADLYYRLAVLPLTVPPLRERREDVHLLVKHFLVQSAKKHGRNPMDVSPDAQTALAQHPWPGNVRELENLIERAVVTSRHSTIEVKDLFADHPLQPGKNDLSSIGKTARQEAERSRILQALRDAKGDKTRAARTLSISRSSLYNKIRDYHIS; translated from the coding sequence ATGGCCGGATCGTTTCTGAATCAGGATTCTAATTCTGACGTGTCCTTGAGTGCGCGGATTGAAGGATTAACGTTTCTGGCGCATCATTTGGATGAGCCGGTCGTGATTTTCAATCCTCGGAAGGAATTAGTGTATGCCAATCCCGCGGCCAATAAAATTGCGAAAGACTGCCCATTAATTCCTTCACCATCCATTCCTTCTTCCGATTCACTCGTTTCCAACCCTCAAACTCCCTGTGACCCCTGTCACGCAATGGAACTGTTTCAGGCTGATATGCAAGTTCAGGATACATTCTCCTGTCCGTCCCCTTCTCCCGTTGCCACGCCTGGATGTCCGTTTCCACGCGCGGTGCCATTGAAAAGCGGGACCGGCATGACCCATTTTGCCATATTGATGGGGGCTCGTGGGAGTGAGACCGTTATGGTGGCTCCACCGGACCAGGTATCATCGGATCTGTCACTACAGCAGCATGGGGATTCCTTCCCGGAGACTTTTCCCCGGACGATCATAGGAGACAGTGAGCCGATTCAACGATTGGTGGAAATGGTTCGATTGATTGCGGCGAGTGAGGCCACGGTGCTCATCCAAGGAGAAAGTGGAACCGGTAAGGAATTGGTGGCGAAAACCATTCATGCCTTGAGTCGTCGATGCCTCCGGCCCTTTGTTGTGGTGGAATGTAGCGCATTGCCCGAAACCTTGCTTGAAAGCGAATTATTCGGCCATGTGCGTGGATCCTTTACCGGAGCGGTTGCCGATCGAAAAGGCTTGTTTGAAGAAGCCGAAGGCGGCACGATTTTTTTGGATGAAATTTCCGATACCACTCCTGCATTCCAAGCCCGTTTACTTCGCGTTTTGCAGGAAGGCGAAATCAAACCCGTGGGGAGTAATGTATCCATTAAGGTGAATGTGAGGGTCATCTCCGCCGGCAATAAGCCTCTGGAAGGTCTTGTGGCAACCAAGTTGTTTCGTGCCGATTTATACTATCGACTCGCCGTCCTCCCGCTAACCGTGCCGCCGTTAAGGGAGCGGAGAGAAGATGTCCACCTGTTGGTGAAGCATTTTCTGGTGCAATCCGCCAAAAAGCATGGGCGCAATCCGATGGATGTCAGTCCGGATGCCCAAACGGCACTGGCACAGCATCCGTGGCCTGGGAATGTCCGGGAGTTAGAAAACTTGATTGAACGGGCGGTGGTCACCAGCCGGCATTCCACAATTGAAGTAAAAGATTTGTTTGCCGATCATCCGTTGCAACCAGGCAAAAACGATTTGAGTTCGATCGGGAAAACTGCTCGTCAGGAAGCCGAACGGTCAAGAATCCTCCAAGCCCTTCGGGATGCGAAGGGAGATAAGACCCGCGCAGCCCGCACCTTGAGTATTAGTCGCTCCAGCCTCTACAACAAAATACGGGACTATCACATTTCGTAA
- a CDS encoding multicopper oxidase domain-containing protein — protein MYHGKSRFLTASVFLALMGGGTFWASPSFVSAENASPPHAHQTGMPSQSPGWAEQLKGQTIVEDAMEGRAERAALVEQQHQRMMQQMQKDMEHKGADTGAFDSMSMIHQYGGGPENGLLASTVGAEPVSMNGGLCPKTAPVRNYDVAAINVEISLNQWLDYYPGYMYALTENIDKIREEEAKNAAAREAEGHADPGAVKNGIQDQWIQPLVIRGNQGDCVKITLRNQLEFGEEVSLHINGSDMVMSQTGQPALTTNPDTVAEEGQAIEMEWYIHPDTQEGGKQFHTFSNDRELTVMGLFGVFVVEPRGSKYYEPLGTGPATEATSGWQVMIDNEDGPDFREFVLIYHEVGDEAFRPVNKHGDFLPQRDPLTDAYRPGARALNYRSEPFGINNMHVQHEYFGFEDESMAYDAYTFGDAAPTIPRSYLGDPAKFRVVHGGSEVFHSHHPHGGSIRWQRSPRATQMPVWNTGQNGPVKYPIVRTKSDRVDVEAIGPSEALDLETECGSGLCQWLAGDFLFHCHVAHHYVAGMWGYWRVYNSMQEPGYQNDVMAPLRELPDRIGRIHKSVTSDQLVGKTVSWFGKQFKIVDKGKSDWKAEPAVVNLKDWVEMQLTNQGKPGHKDDELGQLKAYDASVLDWVWQGNKAMSEKEPTLGGNPKYRPEWLGYKPGERRAIAFEPKTGKVAWPWLTPHFGKRAPFSNDHNPAPWLEMIRLNPDGTRSVEPAKAGENGPWSLCPDRAGSQDYKVHFIKLPIELSAAEGKEPAIVDPNGLLYVVHDEEEEVRANNDKKFPLVVRANVYDCIDWTLTSEWLDDDITNFQSSKINTHFHFFQFDNQGSDGVSSGFSYEQSMRPFTEFDKKTDKGLPIPMNAKVTQAAKKGDKTLVVSNAKQYHVGIPILIGADNVKGQEVQRIVKIDGSTLTFAQPLRNPHPVNDIVTVEYVRQRFWVDADVGSVFWHDHAFGGTTWPHGAVGTMIAEPFGSTWHDPKTGKRIRTGPVADIHAVERVGHDVAGSFRELMVHIMDTVPHTVNIVTAGNPPGQPVDVALEAGRTVSFIMPPNDKIKMTPMPFLNGGTHTTGGAFNFRAEPFAQRLVNNPDPSQIFSSVVHGDPSTAMVRAYLGDAIVFRLLDVTMNESNVFTLSGHTFWSERYAQEANRKHSLHIGIAERYDLVIPEAGGPRHQAGDYMFFNGRSSKFSEGSWGLIRVLDKPVDDLQPLPNKAYGKEGMPERLPVCPKEAPVKSFNVVAIDHPGMSFNSNAPESIEVDFERKIELRNPDAKIYVLEDEVKKVGADAQPMPLTLRANVGDCLQVKLTNKLKEGRASFSAFGLAFDPKDSQGLNLGNNPGDQTVAPGESRMYTYYADPFNGETQTLVWDWGNVSMNPRNGLFGGIIIGPKGSMYRDPKTGEDISLKNSWNADVIVDRTIEGLESRESYRDVALYFQDEDNIIGTSFMPYVQNVAGLTGVNYRAEPYLQREEAGCSLGRMFQPCQVDNPQDPVTPVIEAHAGDKVRIHVFGASSEQNGMFTVEKHEWPIEPFLPGADMISTVEFSGSEGLDVFLPSAGGKWSMTGDYVWSNGRLPYSQSGQWGYLRVLPSTDQRIQPLDGSAMSSKQAALEEPNGEPRIIPTVAK, from the coding sequence ATGTATCACGGCAAGAGTAGATTTCTCACTGCGTCGGTATTTTTGGCGCTGATGGGAGGGGGGACCTTCTGGGCTTCCCCATCCTTTGTCAGTGCGGAAAATGCCTCTCCTCCACATGCCCACCAGACAGGGATGCCCTCGCAGTCTCCTGGTTGGGCAGAACAGCTCAAGGGCCAGACCATTGTGGAAGATGCGATGGAAGGTCGAGCGGAACGGGCGGCTCTGGTTGAGCAGCAGCATCAACGCATGATGCAGCAAATGCAGAAAGACATGGAGCATAAGGGTGCCGATACGGGTGCGTTCGATTCCATGTCGATGATTCATCAATATGGCGGAGGCCCTGAAAACGGCTTGCTGGCGAGTACGGTCGGTGCCGAGCCGGTATCCATGAATGGGGGGCTCTGTCCCAAGACCGCACCTGTCCGGAATTACGATGTGGCAGCGATCAACGTGGAAATCAGTTTGAATCAATGGCTGGATTATTATCCGGGATACATGTATGCCTTGACCGAAAATATTGACAAGATTCGTGAGGAAGAAGCCAAAAATGCCGCAGCACGGGAAGCGGAAGGGCATGCGGATCCGGGAGCCGTCAAAAACGGGATTCAGGATCAGTGGATTCAACCGTTGGTGATTCGCGGAAATCAAGGCGATTGCGTCAAAATCACTCTCCGGAACCAGTTGGAATTTGGCGAAGAAGTCAGTTTGCACATTAATGGTTCGGATATGGTTATGAGCCAAACCGGTCAACCGGCGCTCACCACGAATCCTGACACGGTGGCGGAGGAAGGCCAGGCCATTGAAATGGAGTGGTACATCCATCCCGATACGCAAGAAGGCGGAAAGCAATTTCATACCTTCAGCAATGATCGAGAGCTAACAGTCATGGGGCTGTTCGGTGTCTTTGTCGTAGAACCCCGTGGATCGAAATATTATGAACCCTTAGGCACGGGACCAGCCACCGAAGCCACGAGTGGATGGCAGGTGATGATCGATAATGAGGACGGTCCGGACTTTCGGGAATTTGTCCTGATTTATCATGAGGTCGGTGATGAAGCTTTCCGTCCCGTTAATAAGCATGGAGATTTCCTGCCACAACGGGATCCCCTTACCGATGCCTACCGTCCGGGTGCGCGGGCGCTCAACTATCGCAGTGAGCCGTTCGGCATCAATAACATGCATGTGCAACATGAGTATTTCGGGTTTGAAGATGAATCGATGGCGTATGATGCCTATACCTTCGGCGATGCGGCTCCGACCATTCCACGAAGTTATTTGGGAGATCCTGCTAAATTCCGTGTGGTGCATGGCGGATCGGAAGTCTTCCATTCGCATCATCCTCATGGTGGGTCGATTCGATGGCAACGCAGCCCACGGGCAACCCAAATGCCTGTCTGGAATACCGGGCAAAACGGGCCGGTGAAATATCCCATCGTCCGTACGAAGTCCGACCGGGTTGATGTGGAAGCCATTGGGCCATCGGAAGCGTTGGATCTGGAAACCGAATGCGGTTCGGGTCTGTGTCAATGGTTGGCGGGAGATTTTCTCTTCCATTGCCATGTGGCGCATCACTATGTGGCCGGGATGTGGGGCTACTGGCGCGTCTATAACAGCATGCAAGAGCCTGGGTATCAAAATGACGTGATGGCGCCGTTACGGGAATTGCCGGATCGGATCGGCCGAATCCACAAGTCGGTAACATCGGATCAACTTGTGGGCAAGACCGTCAGTTGGTTTGGTAAGCAATTTAAAATTGTGGATAAAGGCAAGAGCGATTGGAAAGCCGAGCCGGCGGTCGTGAATCTCAAGGACTGGGTAGAAATGCAGCTCACCAATCAAGGCAAGCCCGGACACAAAGATGATGAGCTCGGGCAGTTGAAAGCCTATGATGCCAGTGTCCTGGATTGGGTGTGGCAAGGCAATAAGGCCATGAGTGAAAAAGAGCCGACGCTTGGTGGTAACCCGAAATATCGGCCGGAGTGGCTGGGGTATAAACCGGGCGAACGACGCGCTATTGCGTTTGAGCCCAAGACCGGAAAAGTGGCTTGGCCATGGCTGACGCCCCATTTCGGCAAGCGCGCGCCGTTTTCCAACGATCATAATCCGGCCCCCTGGTTGGAAATGATCCGATTGAATCCGGATGGCACACGGTCGGTCGAGCCGGCTAAAGCCGGGGAAAACGGCCCGTGGAGTCTGTGCCCGGATCGTGCCGGATCGCAAGACTATAAGGTGCATTTCATTAAGTTGCCGATTGAATTATCGGCGGCGGAAGGAAAAGAGCCGGCGATTGTGGACCCCAACGGGTTGCTGTATGTCGTTCACGACGAAGAAGAAGAGGTTCGAGCCAACAACGACAAAAAATTTCCGTTGGTGGTGCGAGCGAATGTGTATGATTGCATCGACTGGACATTGACCAGTGAGTGGTTGGATGACGATATCACCAACTTCCAATCGTCTAAGATCAATACGCATTTCCATTTCTTCCAGTTTGACAATCAAGGTTCAGATGGCGTGAGTTCGGGCTTTTCGTACGAGCAGTCCATGCGCCCGTTTACTGAATTTGATAAAAAGACAGATAAAGGGTTGCCGATTCCGATGAATGCCAAGGTCACCCAGGCCGCCAAAAAAGGCGACAAAACCTTGGTTGTTTCCAATGCCAAGCAATATCATGTGGGCATTCCGATCTTGATTGGTGCGGATAATGTTAAAGGCCAGGAAGTGCAGCGGATCGTCAAAATTGATGGCAGTACGTTGACGTTTGCTCAGCCATTAAGGAATCCGCATCCGGTCAATGACATTGTGACCGTGGAATATGTCCGGCAGCGGTTCTGGGTGGATGCGGATGTCGGCAGTGTGTTCTGGCATGACCATGCCTTTGGCGGCACGACGTGGCCACACGGGGCAGTCGGAACCATGATTGCCGAACCATTTGGTTCCACCTGGCACGATCCGAAGACCGGGAAACGGATTCGAACGGGGCCGGTGGCCGATATTCATGCGGTGGAACGTGTGGGGCATGATGTGGCCGGAAGCTTCCGCGAATTGATGGTGCACATCATGGATACGGTGCCGCACACGGTGAACATCGTGACGGCGGGCAATCCTCCAGGGCAACCGGTGGATGTAGCTTTGGAAGCCGGTCGGACGGTCTCGTTCATCATGCCGCCGAATGATAAAATCAAGATGACGCCTATGCCGTTCTTGAATGGCGGTACCCATACTACTGGCGGGGCATTCAATTTCCGGGCAGAGCCGTTCGCACAACGGTTGGTCAATAACCCGGACCCATCGCAAATTTTCAGCAGTGTGGTACATGGCGATCCCAGCACGGCCATGGTTCGGGCCTACTTGGGCGATGCAATTGTATTCCGCCTGTTGGATGTCACGATGAATGAAAGTAATGTGTTCACGTTATCGGGGCATACCTTCTGGTCGGAACGATATGCGCAAGAAGCGAATCGCAAGCATTCGTTGCATATCGGGATTGCCGAACGGTACGACTTAGTCATTCCGGAAGCAGGTGGTCCGCGCCATCAGGCCGGCGATTATATGTTCTTTAATGGCCGGAGTTCGAAGTTTTCGGAAGGTTCTTGGGGGCTCATACGGGTCTTGGATAAACCGGTGGATGATCTTCAGCCATTGCCGAATAAAGCGTATGGCAAAGAAGGCATGCCGGAGCGATTGCCGGTGTGTCCCAAAGAGGCTCCTGTGAAGAGCTTCAATGTTGTGGCCATAGATCATCCGGGGATGAGTTTTAATAGCAATGCACCGGAAAGCATTGAAGTCGATTTTGAACGCAAGATTGAATTGCGCAATCCTGACGCCAAGATCTATGTCCTCGAAGATGAGGTGAAAAAGGTCGGGGCCGATGCGCAGCCCATGCCGTTGACATTACGGGCCAACGTGGGTGACTGTCTTCAAGTCAAATTGACGAATAAACTCAAAGAAGGGCGAGCGTCGTTCTCGGCCTTCGGACTGGCATTTGATCCCAAAGATTCCCAAGGTCTGAATTTGGGGAACAACCCCGGAGACCAAACCGTGGCGCCTGGGGAATCCCGGATGTATACCTATTATGCGGATCCCTTCAATGGTGAGACGCAGACTCTGGTGTGGGATTGGGGGAATGTATCCATGAATCCCCGCAACGGCCTGTTCGGCGGAATCATTATCGGTCCCAAAGGATCAATGTACCGTGATCCCAAAACCGGGGAAGACATTTCCCTGAAAAATAGTTGGAATGCCGATGTGATCGTTGATCGGACCATCGAAGGGCTTGAAAGCCGGGAGAGCTATCGGGATGTTGCCTTATATTTTCAGGACGAGGATAACATCATCGGGACGAGCTTCATGCCCTATGTGCAAAATGTGGCGGGGCTGACCGGCGTCAACTATCGCGCCGAACCCTATTTGCAGCGGGAAGAAGCCGGTTGCTCGTTGGGCCGGATGTTCCAACCGTGCCAAGTGGACAACCCGCAGGATCCTGTGACGCCGGTGATTGAGGCCCATGCCGGTGACAAAGTGCGGATTCACGTCTTTGGCGCCAGCAGTGAGCAGAACGGAATGTTCACTGTGGAGAAGCATGAATGGCCGATTGAACCCTTCCTGCCCGGTGCGGATATGATTAGCACCGTGGAGTTCTCGGGTTCAGAAGGTCTGGATGTCTTCTTGCCCTCGGCTGGTGGCAAATGGTCCATGACCGGAGATTATGTGTGGAGCAATGGCCGGTTACCCTATTCACAATCGGGACAATGGGGCTATCTGCGGGTGTTGCCGAGCACGGATCAACGGATTCAGCCATTGGATGGTTCGGCTATGTCTTCCAAACAAGCGGCTCTCGAGGAGCCCAATGGCGAACCGCGAATTATTCCTACCGTTGCGAAGTAA
- a CDS encoding carboxypeptidase-like regulatory domain-containing protein, with amino-acid sequence MKGRMICNGIVGVGLIALIGQTAWSYDEITVTNGGTIQGKVTITGEKPRPMAFNLVTIPDPVFCGTISTGTGWRIVEDFIIGPDKSLKDVVVYLKEIEKGKPFHMPQVRIESVDCDFVPFVNVVRDQDKIEVVNMDPVEHDIQGYETARERGARVLFNRPLPMNPYHKVAGIFGKKHLPGEPMIEKIHLRKGRNVFVMQCGFHPYMFSWGLVLENPYYAITPEDGTFKITDVPPGDYVLTAWHPGMKEFVEQQVTVTAQKATEANFQYEAPQGRRSVHEIEENPRFGLELLEEGLEIVPSVRRQIP; translated from the coding sequence ATGAAGGGCCGAATGATATGTAATGGAATCGTAGGTGTTGGGTTGATTGCTCTTATCGGGCAAACGGCTTGGTCCTATGATGAAATTACCGTGACTAATGGGGGAACCATTCAGGGGAAGGTGACCATTACGGGGGAAAAGCCCAGACCCATGGCTTTCAATCTGGTGACGATTCCCGATCCGGTGTTTTGTGGAACTATTTCCACGGGGACAGGTTGGAGAATCGTTGAAGATTTTATTATCGGGCCTGATAAAAGCCTCAAAGATGTGGTGGTTTATCTCAAAGAGATTGAAAAAGGGAAACCGTTTCATATGCCTCAGGTCAGGATCGAATCAGTCGACTGTGATTTTGTTCCCTTTGTGAATGTGGTCCGTGACCAGGACAAAATTGAGGTCGTGAATATGGATCCGGTTGAGCATGATATTCAGGGTTATGAAACGGCCAGAGAACGAGGGGCCAGAGTATTGTTCAATCGTCCCTTACCGATGAACCCGTATCATAAGGTGGCAGGAATATTTGGCAAGAAACATCTTCCCGGCGAACCGATGATCGAAAAAATTCATTTACGAAAGGGACGGAATGTGTTTGTGATGCAGTGCGGATTTCATCCCTATATGTTTTCCTGGGGATTGGTGCTTGAAAACCCGTATTATGCCATCACCCCGGAGGATGGAACATTTAAAATTACCGATGTTCCCCCTGGAGACTATGTGTTGACTGCCTGGCATCCCGGGATGAAGGAGTTTGTGGAGCAACAGGTCACAGTGACGGCTCAGAAGGCCACCGAGGCCAATTTTCAATATGAGGCTCCACAAGGTCGGCGTAGTGTGCATGAAATTGAGGAAAATCCCAGGTTTGGATTGGAGTTATTGGAAGAAGGGCTTGAAATCGTGCCTTCGGTTAGACGCCAGATTCCCTAG
- a CDS encoding DUF3365 domain-containing protein — protein sequence MRIRMLFLGVLFGAIVLSGSWGKIQAAEEAESEVRMAPGTEVNFSPEVVAGYIHAVIAADRALYTTHVVDRMQENRIVIAAEAWKQRKALPLPAQMLLMGGKVAEMGGSGLRYRLASLWPIYEENGPSTDFEEAGLKSVAENPDEVYSGIIKRGDQRFFKAIFADRAVSKACVECHNGHLLSSKHDFKLGDVMGGIIISFPLPSEKKETH from the coding sequence ATGCGAATACGGATGTTGTTCTTAGGAGTTCTGTTTGGGGCAATCGTGCTCTCAGGCAGTTGGGGAAAAATTCAGGCTGCCGAGGAGGCTGAATCGGAAGTGCGAATGGCCCCAGGCACTGAAGTGAATTTCTCTCCGGAAGTTGTGGCCGGGTATATCCATGCGGTGATTGCCGCAGACCGGGCACTCTATACGACTCATGTCGTGGATCGCATGCAGGAGAATCGAATCGTGATTGCCGCAGAGGCCTGGAAGCAACGGAAGGCGCTTCCGCTCCCGGCGCAGATGCTCTTGATGGGTGGCAAAGTGGCCGAAATGGGCGGATCCGGCCTGCGGTATCGTCTGGCCAGCCTGTGGCCTATTTATGAGGAGAACGGGCCGAGTACGGATTTCGAAGAGGCCGGATTAAAATCTGTGGCCGAGAATCCTGATGAGGTCTATAGTGGAATTATCAAGAGAGGAGATCAACGGTTTTTTAAAGCCATCTTTGCGGATCGGGCCGTTTCTAAGGCCTGTGTGGAGTGTCACAACGGACATTTGTTGAGTTCTAAACATGACTTTAAGTTGGGTGATGTCATGGGCGGCATCATCATTTCGTTTCCACTCCCCTCAGAAAAAAAAGAAACACACTAA